A single window of Desulfovibrio psychrotolerans DNA harbors:
- a CDS encoding acyltransferase: protein MRETVKKAVRLLFALTVLPLVLLNRVLAGGSGVLSPGCTQVLALLPGVVGRYARAEFYGAVLRSCHRSVALDFGVLLPYADVSIGEGVYIGPYSIIAESVIGKDSIIGSYVSVIGGRRNHVFDDVDTPIRLQGRRHEVVHIGEDSWIGNKAVIMANVGRKCVIGAGSVVVNDIPDYAVAVGNPARVVRDRRNIPEQESVA, encoded by the coding sequence GTGCGGGAAACGGTAAAGAAAGCTGTCCGTCTGCTTTTTGCCCTGACGGTGCTGCCGCTGGTGCTGCTGAACCGCGTACTCGCGGGAGGCTCCGGGGTGCTTTCACCGGGGTGTACACAGGTGCTTGCCCTGCTGCCCGGCGTGGTGGGGCGGTATGCACGGGCCGAGTTTTACGGAGCGGTTCTGCGCTCGTGCCATCGGTCCGTGGCGCTGGATTTCGGTGTACTGCTTCCCTATGCGGACGTTTCCATCGGGGAAGGGGTCTATATCGGCCCGTACAGCATCATCGCGGAATCGGTCATCGGCAAGGATAGCATAATCGGCAGCTATGTTTCCGTTATCGGAGGAAGAAGGAATCATGTTTTCGATGATGTGGATACCCCCATTCGCCTGCAGGGACGCAGGCACGAGGTAGTGCACATTGGCGAGGACAGCTGGATAGGCAACAAGGCCGTTATTATGGCCAATGTGGGCCGCAAGTGCGTTATCGGAGCAGGCAGTGTGGTTGTAAACGACATACCGGACTATGCGGTTGCGGTGGGAAATCCTGCCCGCGTTGTCAGAGACAGGCGCAATATACCGGAACAGGAGAGCGTTGCATGA
- a CDS encoding polysaccharide biosynthesis protein, with translation MKSFFSDKRVMVTGCCGTVGKELVTHLVHTYGVGELIGLDNNESELFFAEQEWNGRGGMTFFLSDIRDQQDLKAKMEDVDIVFHAAAFKHVGLCERAPMQAVQNNIVGVQNIIEAATACRVDRVIFTSSDKAVNPTNVMGTSKLMGERLMTAANSNARNGVTRFASTRFGNVLGSRGSVIPIFREQIRRGGPVTVTDNSMTRFIMSIQEAAELVIDSSTDVRGGEVFITKMPVIRIRDLAEVMIRELAPRYGHDPDSVEIAIIGSKPGEKMYEELMSLEETRRTLELERYFVVLPAFRNYYKEIQYNYNGLLRESVAEPYHSGNEAPLTQEALRQFLLAHDLLAE, from the coding sequence ATGAAATCGTTTTTTTCGGACAAGCGGGTCATGGTCACAGGCTGCTGCGGCACTGTGGGCAAGGAACTGGTTACACATCTTGTCCACACATACGGGGTGGGGGAGCTCATCGGGCTGGATAACAACGAGAGCGAACTGTTTTTTGCCGAACAGGAGTGGAACGGGCGTGGCGGCATGACCTTCTTTCTTTCGGATATCCGCGACCAGCAGGACCTTAAGGCCAAGATGGAGGATGTGGATATCGTCTTTCATGCCGCTGCCTTCAAGCATGTGGGACTGTGTGAGCGTGCGCCCATGCAGGCCGTGCAGAACAATATTGTGGGCGTGCAGAACATTATTGAGGCGGCAACAGCTTGCCGGGTGGACCGCGTGATTTTTACCAGTTCGGACAAGGCGGTGAACCCCACCAACGTTATGGGCACATCCAAGCTCATGGGGGAGCGGCTTATGACGGCGGCAAACAGCAACGCACGCAACGGGGTGACGCGGTTTGCGTCCACCCGGTTTGGCAACGTGCTTGGCTCGCGCGGGTCAGTCATTCCCATCTTCCGGGAGCAGATCCGGCGGGGCGGTCCCGTTACTGTTACCGATAATTCCATGACCCGTTTCATTATGAGCATTCAGGAGGCGGCTGAGCTGGTGATCGACTCTTCCACTGATGTGCGGGGAGGAGAAGTTTTTATCACCAAGATGCCGGTCATACGCATACGGGACCTTGCGGAGGTGATGATCAGGGAACTGGCTCCGAGGTATGGGCACGACCCGGACAGCGTGGAGATAGCCATTATCGGCTCCAAGCCCGGTGAGAAGATGTATGAGGAATTGATGAGTCTGGAAGAAACGCGACGTACGCTGGAATTGGAACGCTATTTTGTGGTTTTGCCGGCGTTCAGGAATTACTACAAGGAAATACAGTATAATTACAATGGATTGCTGCGTGAGTCCGTGGCTGAGCCGTATCATTCCGGCAATGAGGCCCCGCTGACGCAGGAAGCCCTGCGGCAGTTTTTGCTGGCGCATGACCTGTTGGCCGAATAG
- a CDS encoding NAD-dependent epimerase/dehydratase family protein yields MNVLILGGDGYLGWPTAMHLSAHGHTVAVVDNYLRRNICREVNAQALYPVPNLHERVRLWESLSGHRIQTYFGDLAQWDVTADVFRDFQPEVVVHYAEQPSAPYSMLDRRSATLTLNNNLQVTANMVFAVREFCPDAHIVKLGTMGEYGTPNIDIEEGWLDVEHKGRSHRFMYPRQASSLYHTTKIMDTDLLWFYVRTWGIRVTDLMQGPVYGVFTQETGHDAGLLPFFNYDELFGTVLNRFVVQAVAGYPLTVYGQGGQTRGYLNLRDTLSCVRLAMENPAERGELKIFNQFTETFSVNQLAEMVCRVGKDMGLGVTVQNLPNPRKELEKHYYNPAHTGLIGLGLEPTLLTDEVLGELMEFVLSHRERIDKSVIFRGVKWA; encoded by the coding sequence ATGAACGTTTTGATTCTGGGTGGTGACGGATACCTTGGCTGGCCTACGGCCATGCATCTTTCCGCGCACGGGCACACTGTTGCCGTGGTGGATAACTACCTGCGCAGAAATATCTGCCGTGAGGTGAATGCGCAGGCACTCTATCCCGTGCCCAACCTGCATGAGCGGGTGAGGTTGTGGGAGAGTCTTTCGGGTCACAGGATACAGACCTATTTTGGCGATCTGGCCCAATGGGATGTGACAGCGGACGTTTTTCGCGATTTTCAGCCGGAGGTGGTGGTGCACTACGCGGAGCAGCCCTCTGCGCCGTATTCCATGCTGGACAGGCGTTCCGCTACGTTGACGCTGAACAACAATTTGCAGGTAACGGCCAATATGGTGTTCGCCGTGCGCGAGTTCTGCCCGGATGCACACATCGTGAAGCTGGGAACCATGGGCGAGTACGGCACGCCGAACATAGACATTGAGGAAGGCTGGCTGGACGTGGAGCACAAGGGGCGCAGCCACCGGTTTATGTACCCCCGGCAGGCATCGAGCCTGTACCACACCACCAAGATTATGGATACGGATCTGCTGTGGTTCTACGTGCGTACGTGGGGCATACGGGTGACTGACCTGATGCAGGGGCCGGTGTACGGCGTGTTTACGCAAGAGACGGGGCATGATGCGGGATTGCTGCCTTTCTTCAATTATGACGAGCTGTTCGGAACGGTGCTGAACCGGTTTGTGGTGCAGGCTGTGGCGGGATACCCGCTCACCGTATACGGGCAGGGCGGGCAGACGCGGGGATATTTGAACCTGCGGGATACGCTGAGCTGTGTGCGGCTGGCGATGGAGAATCCGGCGGAGAGGGGAGAATTGAAGATATTTAACCAGTTTACGGAGACTTTTTCTGTGAACCAACTGGCGGAGATGGTGTGCCGGGTGGGTAAGGATATGGGGCTTGGGGTTACTGTTCAGAATTTGCCGAATCCGCGCAAGGAGCTTGAAAAACATTATTATAATCCGGCACATACGGGATTGATTGGGCTTGGTCTTGAGCCGACGCTGCTGACGGACGAGGTGCTTGGGGAGCTGATGGAGTTTGTTCTGTCGCACCGGGAGAGAATTGATAAAAGTGTTATTTTCCGGGGGGTTAAGTGGGCGTGA
- a CDS encoding glycosyltransferase family 2 protein has translation MSVLVSVIMPAYNSERFIEKAILSVVAEQGMDDLELLVVDDWSSDTTWELVSEMQRTYPNIWIMRNVRRKGPAGGRNTGLMNANGKYISFLDSDDVWLPGHLKKSIEYCERDGVDIVFNDFSVVDYETGEHLFNWFERKPLFQAMDRRHVSGCLYVLEGDVVKVLLNESFIHMQALVAKASAFEGMYFDEEMFSVDDLDFCVRLSRRGGHVMACANDVTGIYNRHAGGITAASLDRSICCVENHIKLFESYMRDEDFARYRKTLRKRLVQEYMEHAYWMRKKGRLGDAARSALSAMRYGAGLEPVRELCKVGYSSLQSALSGGR, from the coding sequence ATGTCTGTTCTTGTTTCCGTGATCATGCCTGCCTACAACAGTGAGCGGTTTATTGAGAAGGCGATTCTCAGCGTTGTTGCCGAGCAGGGAATGGATGATCTGGAACTGCTTGTGGTGGACGATTGGTCTTCAGACACGACATGGGAACTTGTTTCTGAGATGCAAAGGACGTACCCGAATATATGGATCATGCGAAATGTGAGAAGAAAAGGGCCTGCCGGGGGGAGAAATACCGGACTTATGAATGCCAACGGAAAGTATATAAGCTTTCTTGATTCAGATGATGTATGGCTTCCCGGGCATCTCAAAAAGAGCATAGAATATTGCGAGCGAGATGGGGTTGATATCGTTTTTAATGATTTCTCCGTGGTTGATTATGAAACTGGAGAGCATCTTTTTAATTGGTTTGAAAGGAAGCCGCTTTTTCAGGCAATGGACAGGCGGCATGTTTCCGGATGCCTTTATGTGCTTGAAGGTGATGTGGTGAAAGTGCTGCTGAATGAATCGTTCATTCATATGCAGGCTTTGGTTGCCAAAGCGTCTGCCTTTGAAGGCATGTATTTTGATGAAGAAATGTTCTCTGTTGACGATTTGGATTTTTGTGTTCGGCTGAGCAGAAGAGGCGGGCATGTTATGGCCTGCGCCAATGATGTTACCGGAATATACAACAGGCACGCAGGCGGCATAACGGCTGCATCGCTGGATAGAAGTATCTGCTGTGTGGAGAATCATATCAAGCTGTTTGAGTCGTATATGCGTGATGAGGATTTTGCTCGGTACAGGAAGACGCTCCGGAAGCGTCTTGTTCAGGAGTATATGGAGCATGCGTACTGGATGCGGAAAAAGGGGAGGTTGGGTGATGCCGCCCGGTCTGCCCTGAGTGCTATGCGGTATGGTGCTGGTCTGGAGCCTGTGCGGGAGTTGTGCAAGGTGGGTTATTCTTCACTACAGAGCGCGTTGAGCGGTGGACGATAG